The Eublepharis macularius isolate TG4126 chromosome 7, MPM_Emac_v1.0, whole genome shotgun sequence sequence ATCCTATGGATGTTTTTATCAGAAGTAGATagtcacagtgccatcctaagcagagttacacccttcaaagcccattCACTTCAAATGACTTAGGaagtgtagctctgcttaggatggaactGTTAGTGGAACTTCTTTCTTGTCAACTTTAGAACTATAGTAATTTGAAAAAAATGCCATTGCTTTACAAGTCTGTGAATTCGCTGAAGCCCTAAATAACATTATATAGCTATTTCCAAAGAAAGAGTACATTAAGTTTTAATATAACCAAGCTTTAAACTCCATTCTGTAAGATTTAATCTTAATCATACATCTCATTGTCTAAACGAACAGCCAAGCTCCAAGCATTTTTTCTTTATTGCCTTGATTCAGGATGTAATTACATAAATATCTatccaaaataataaaaatataaatactcTTAATTTTATATGAATGTAGTGAGACATGGATTGGGGAAATCCTGGGTGCAAACCCCGTTTAGTCATAAAATGTATTGAGTCAATTAAAACAAGTGATACAGAATCATTGCATTACAAATTTTGTCATCTGAACTCTGGTTCTGAAAGCTTGCACTTGGGCTGTGATTGGTCTCAAGAGAAATGGAATTCCACATTTATGGAATTCTACAAGTACAAGAGACCCATTAAGAACAGTGCCATATTTACTTAACTATAAAATGCTGCTTTGTTTTCTCATAGAatttcaatgaacaatacaactGCATTCAAAGAATGATACAACAGGCACTCCCGGATGGAGTGAATTGTTTGGATTCTTACCAagctggttatgggactgaaacagccttggtgaCCCTGGTGAATGACCTGTTCCAGGAGATAGACAGAGGGAGTGACTCTCAGTGGATAGACAGAGGGAGTGACTCTCAGTGGATTTTGATACCATCAAATAATAgcatccttctggaccacctttccaggctgggactaggaggcactgttttgtggtggttctggtcctacctggagggtagacttcagaaggtggtgctaggGAACTGCTACTCAGCCCCTTGTCCTTTGGGGTCACACAAGGGTCCATCTTGTACtctatgcttttcaacatctgtatgaaactgctgggtaaagtgatctggagatttgggctgggttgtcaccaatatgcagatgacattcacCTCTATCTTATTCTTCTGCCTGACCCCAGAGAGGATGTAGAAACCTTGAACAGGtacttggaggcagttttggggtgGATGTGTGTTAACAAACAAGCTTTATCCTGGTGTATCTGTCCCTTCTCTGCTCTTTCTTCACTTCTTAACATCCTTCCCCTTAACATCCAAATGTGGATGTGCCCGGTTCTTCCTCAGTATCAGAGGTTCCTTGTTGATATCTTTGCCAATCCTGGCCAGCTCTCTAGGCTCCCACTGTTCCTGCTGTTTGAGGATTGCTTCCCCTTATCTTGTAATACTGGTTTGGGGGTTGGGAGTGGGGAGGCTTGGCTTGCAGGGAGAAGTTTCACATGTGCCACTTGAAAATGCAACAGTCTGTTCCATTTTCAAGTGGCACATGCAGCCTTGGTCTTCAGCCTATACAATGCTTCTGTTATACCctcacacatatgcacacacacttcTCACACACTTCTGCAAGCTTTCTCTGCTTCAAAACAGGCTTAGGAAACTAACAGAGTTAATGTTGCTGAATATACAAAATAGTTCAGGGGCAGCTGCAGTTTGCAAATTAGCTGTTCTTTGATCCTGCAGacttagaaaaatatatataagcaTTTAATGAAGTGTTTTAATGAAGCATAATCTATTAGCCATCAGTGGAATATAGATTCCATGTCACACACACATAGCAGTGAGAGCTGGCCACAGAAAAGCACTGGCAACCTGACAGCAGGTATAAATAACCATCCACATACAAATCTgtaaattgtttaaaataaatttagaaaATCATTAGCTGATTTGGGCTTTAGCTGCGAGACCAACAAACAGCATCTAGCAAAcagcattttgtttgcaaaaggCCTCAGTATCTCTGTTCAATTGCCTTAGAATTGCTGATAAAACAGCCCATGATCgagtgtctgcagtgacaaatgtGAAGAAACGAAAGGTCCCCTTCAGGCCAGGTCAAGAACTCAGTCCACTTTATGCCCTCTTTTAGTCCTTTGCACTGGTAAAACAACAGCCACTAGTGCTGCAATCCTGCCACTCATTATCTTTCTCTTATCCATGTGGTAGAGTGGGGCTTCACAAAGTGTTTTTAGAACAGGATGAAGATGAAGAAGGCAACAGACTTAAAGTACCTCCCTCCCATCCTGTCCATCAACAATGGAGGGGGTGCAGCTTCTTTGCCATGGATGTGACTAAAAagtaagtgggggaggggaaaagtaAGTGGGGGGGAATGGGGGTGTACCACCCCCATTttcacagccatttcttcagcTACTGATTTTACTACAGCAGTATGCAAGATAAGCACCAATTAAAGAGCTTAAAAATCCCAGTGAAGTTAATTCATGACTGTACTCCATACAAAAGatgctgcatttagaatttcTGACATGGAATGGAATAGACAGGTTTAGAGAAGTTCAACCAAAACTACTGGTAGACTGAAGCATCTTTCCTAGGAGAAAGAGTAAAGAGGATTGAGCTTTTAGCTTTTCAGTTACAGAATAgacagctgaggggggggggcaagatagAAATCTTAAAAATTATGATCAGTGTGAAAGGAATAAATTAAAATTATCCTCTCTTGTTCTTTCTCAAAATATTAAATTTCTGAGTCATCGAATGGAATTGACTGCTTCATAACAGAAAAATGTATTGCACATTAACAACTATATTgttaaatccattttttttcatgATCAGATATAGCAAGAAGGGAGGGGCTACTGCCCAGCAGTAGAGAATCTGCTATGCACACATAAAGAATAGAAGGAGAGATTTCACCCCACTAGTTAACCTCAGGTTTACAActttggagggaaaaaaatctgtaatGAGGAAGGAATATAAATTTGTCTTTGTGTGGGCTGACCTGATAACTGTAAACTGCAGCGCTCATATGCTGAGACAGCACCTGCGCTCTGTTTCCCTGCCAAGGGATGAGCGTTGAATTCAAAAGGAGCTCTCTAGAACGCAAACATTCAGGGACTGTTCAGAGATGCTGCTGCCAGGGAGCTGTCCAGCATTTCAGCATCAGAGCGATTGTCTGGGATTCTTCACTTACTATTGATCCTCCAGAGTAGAGTACCTGCAGAAGGAGGCAACAGAACCTCAGCTAACAAGGTAAGAGAAAAGAAAGTCTTTTAaggatgaactttttaaaaaatcaagacacAAAGAGTAGGACATAAGTGTGAGAAAACTGCTGAGAAGAATATCTGTAAATGAATGAGCAGGAGGGAGAATCTGTGTGTATAGGTTAGTTAGCATTTCATTTAGGATTCTTCACTCAGAACAGGATGCTTTAACTATATGCCTAGTATTTCCTTCCAAACCTGTTACTTGTGTGGCATGTTACCACTATGCAATTCAAAGAAATAGAACTAACACTACTATGAACAAAAGTGTTTTTGCTAAACTATAAACATTATATGtattttacaagaaggcaaacTTGTGTCTAAAAAGCCAGAAGCATGTCCAAACTTAATGATTGGTActaaaaatttattttctttagGAAATTTTGAAAACTGGAGTGTTAGGAGGTATAGATGCAAGAACAGTTCCCAAGACCTGCAATACCAATCTGAGTAAATCAAGAAGAAAGTACTTAAAAGGATAAATGACATGAAGACCAGTTTCTTCTCCACAGCTGGAAGAATGAGAGAGATGAAGCAGATTTCCCAGACTCGAGGCATTTCAAATGGATGGACTGtgatctttctttaaaaaagctcTGCACTTTCCAGTTTCACCCAAACTATCCATTAGTCTGAGGAGATTGATCTTGGTCACTGAACAATGAATAATTTTTCCTCCCAGTCTGAAACCAACATTTCCTGCACTGAGGTGTATGTTGGTTGCTACAGCACAGGACACCACGGGCACAACAGGTCAGCTCCACAACTGATTCCCAGGTTCTACATTGCTGTGCCCATCATTTACTCTGTGATCTGTGCCGTAGGTCTCACAGGCAACTCTGCTGTTATTTATGTGATCCTAAAAGCTCCCAAAATGAAGACAGTGACCAACATTTTCATCCTAAATCTGGCCATTGCTGATGAGCTTTTTACTTTGGTTCTTCCCATTAACATAGCAGACTACTTGCTGCTTCAGTGGCCTTTTGGCGAATTCATGTGCAAACTGATTATCTCCATAGACCAATACAACACATTTTCAAGCATTTATTTTCTAACTGTCATGAGCATCGATCGATATCTGGTGGTGGTTGCCACTATCAAATCAAAGAAAATATTCTATCGAACCTATAGGGCTGCCAAGCTGGTGAGTGtttgtgtgtggttttttgtCACAATAATTATCTTGCCCTTCAGTATTTTTGCCAAAATACATACTGAAGAGGGGCGATCCCAGTGTGTATTTGTCTTTCCTAACCCAGAGGGCTTCTGGTGGAAAGTGAGTCGCCTCTACACCCTGATTATGGGTTTTGCCATCCCAGTGTCCACCATTTGCATCCTCTACAGCACCATGCTTTACAAACTACGGCACATGCACCTCCATAGCAATGCTAAAGCCTTGGACAAAGCCAAAAAGAAAGTGACTGTAATGGTGCTGGTTATCTTGGCTGTGTGCCTGTTTTGTTGGACCCCCTATCACCTCAGCACTGTGGTAGCTCTCACCACAGACATCCCACAGACCCCTCTGATAATTGGGATCTCCTATTTCATCACCACACTGAGTTATGCTAACAGTTGCCTCAACCCATTCCTTTACGCTTTTTTAGATGATACTTTCCGGAAGAGTTTCCGCAAGTTGATTGAATGTGGGACTTCCTCATAAAATTTCAGTCTGTCTTAAAATCACCCCTTGGGTCCATTTAAAATGAAGTGTTTCATTTTAAGAAGCTTTGTGAACCACAGTCGGAAGGGGACAGCTTGAACTACATAACAAGGCTAAACTTTTTTAAAGTCAAGAAACAGGAACTGGCTGGTCCTGTTCTTTTACCAATAACCAATGTATTTAGACTGGATGTAAAAGCTTGCTGAATCATCATTGCACATCCTCTAGAGCATTTCTTCAACTATATTGCTTCGTTGTGGGTTTTGATATGATATGAAACATAGTTCTTTGAAAAGTAAaacaaggattttaaaaaaataacaattcatgagataaataaaaatatcaaTTTACAGAATAATATTAACTGGAAAAGAGTTCTACGATGATGATATTACCGGAATTTTGTAAAGACAAATAAAGGTATGTTGAGTGCCTTTGCTTAATGAATCTGAACAACTCTGCCTGTTTTCAGTCTGCATTACATGTATCATGTTGCATTTTTTTCCGCCAACATATTTTACAAACAAATGTAGGTACATATTTGACAAAATTTTGCAGAATCCATTGGGATATTGTCCTGAACAATGTACTCTTGTGCATCTCTGAGTCATTTCAAGGGAGAATaatttctttctatttctttcagAGTGTGTGGCAATACAGACTTGGCCATATACTGCAGCTGCTTTTAAGCCACAAAGTTCAAAACTTATGTGCACAAACTGTATTTGAGGTTTTTccattttgaaaaggaaaaaatctAACAGAATAAATGTCAAAACTTTTgtcatattttaaataatatctCCATTCTATTTAGGTATCTAAGACAAAGATATACAGTCTCAAAAGTTAATggataaatacaaaatatatagtTAAAGTACAGATATATTAAGCCTTAGTAATAAaaaggggttccctcctccctgaTAAAACTCATGGATTCTTTACAAGGCACTCTTTATTTCTTTGTAGGTGCCTAGAGATTATGTAGTATTGGGTGTTGGGAGCCACCTTCAGTAGGAAGAAGAAATTTCAGTTCAAATATAATATTGGTTGCCCTAAATCCCAGACCAGTTGCTGCCATTTTTAGATTTGGATTCACACAAAGTTCCTTTAGAGCTAGATACTGCCTTCCAAATATAAACTAGTATTCAAGACAAGTTTTGACAAAATCAAGTGGGAATGGTTCAGATACAAGATGCCTTGAATTAAACAGGGAGTTGGTTCCACTGTATTTCCTCCTATAAAATAACTACCTGAATCTGTCTACTTGGGTGATCTAGGGAGGAATCTTAAGGAGATCTACTGTGCTGTgttattcaatgggatttacacccaggaaagtgtccttagcaTTGCAGCCATAACTTACTATTATTTTAAGGTCCCTGTCCTCAGGACTTCACATGCAGTAGTGCACAGAGTTCTTGTGTACTTACCTTGGATAGTTAATTGGTATTTTAGGGTTTCCAGTATAGAACTGCACATTGATCAGCCTCTTCCCACAGGTAATCTGTATCTCAACAATGTCAGCTTCAAAGATGACAAACTTGATGATTTGTTCTGTAATCCACATGTGATCCTAAACCGGTATGtgagtctgtgtgtgtctgtcttctggcaccagaaaaagtagTGTGGTTGCAAAGCACCTGGCAGCTGCTCTTCTGGGCTTTGTTAAAACAGAGGTTAGTTTGCTCCTGTGGTGCTGGCCGTGTTCTCCAATTTtgacagggagggaggggacaacaTAACAATGGATGGCAGAATTGCTCCCCTTTGAAGCTTCCCTGTGCAACCATTTtctcatgtgttcattttcaatcttttttaaaaaaaatcagcccttatATTGATCTACTGATCTATTGATATAAGcatatgcaaaaaaataaaaaaggggtgCTGTGGTGTCATCAATGATGTCACTGCTAATGGCAATACtcttgcttgaaaatcctgattatttaaggaacgtgcaaaacaaaacaaactgactccacaactataaaaatgcaaagggaaggcAAACATGCAGAGGAACCatacccaaaccaattccaatgcttggggattgactgctaagaagatcaggaataagttgagtgtgTAGAAAAGCTCTTTATCTGCAGACAGAAGATAGCAACAGACAAGACAAACATGTCTCTATGATgacagagttccagagttttagtgccatgactgagaaggccctctccaggGCTGCCAcccagcttgttcgtgaacagcagattgggctgttcgtggtgttttttttgttcgtattgctgttcgtgcccatctctactcattagcTCTTTTCCATTTCAAAATTGCAACCAAGTGCCTGTTCACAGTCTCCAGAGCCTCCCTGAAATCTGCAAGAAATGTGAAATAGAGTTGAGAGTCATCCACATATTTGTGGGAACTCAGCCCACATCtttcagtggtttcatgtagatgttaacaTGGAGAGACAAGATGGAACATTGTGGGACTTTGTAGGCCAGAGGTGAAGGccagagcagcagtcccccagtaGCACACTCTGAAACATAGCTTTGAGGTTGGATCCAAACCACCCCAAAATCCCAACCCTGAAAGGCAGCCCAGCATTTCacgatcaatggtatcaaaagctggtGAGAGATCCAGGACAATTTACAGGATCACTCTCCTTCTGTCTATATCCCAGTGCAGGTCAGCCAGcagggtgaccaaggccatttcagtcccaaaTCCAGGTCTGAAAAGAGATTGGAATGGGTCCAAACCACTTCATCCAGGAATCTCTGAAGTTGCCCAGCTACCTCTCGTTcagtcaccttgctcaagaatggtacatttgagatcAGGTGTAAGTGTAGTGATTCAACTCTCCTGTGTTCAGAGAAAATTTCTTTAAGAGTGGACACACCACTGTCCACTTCAAGTCAGGCTCAACTATTTCTGCTCTCACCCCCTCTAAATACCATGCTATTCACTGGGACTTAGTTCCAagtaagctcctttagcattgcAGCTGTGGAGTCCTGTAGCTTGCCACCTGGCATAACGGGAGTTCagcattaacagtgcaattctaaccagagttacagccttctacatttattgaaatcaatgggtgtagAAAGGTTTAACTCTGCTCATGATTGTACTGTAAATTGTGAAGCATCCTAGGACAGTGTTTTTGAACTATAACTCTCTCTGCAGTTACAATAGACCACATACCTCTTACAGCTGCAACTAAAAAAGCTCTTCTGATGTCATAGTATATTTTATTCTTTCGTGGATAGTTTGGATCTCAGGTTATTGGATCTCTCATTAATAAGATCAAATGAATTGCAATGTTTCGTCTAGCCCTGTGACTTTATGACTACAGGCTTTGGTCTGAGTCATACTTTACCTTTAAAAATGTGGTGTTTTATAGTCTAAACTGCAGTCCAAAATATTCTTCATTGTgattgggtgtgtgtgggggggtgggggggtgggggtagaaatCCATGATAGACACAAATGTGTTTTAAGTCTCTACAGAACTGATGTTTCCAGTTCACTGTGATTATCCAGCAAACAAAGACAatataagaggaaaaacattccaTTTATTCTCCCTAGTTGCTCTGCCTATTGGAAAATAATGTAATATTAGACTTCTTATTCTCTACCCTGAATAGATATTTTGGTTGCTAAGCATTAAAAAGAGGGATGAGGAAAAGAGACagcaataaagaaaaaaaatcttaaaatgggATTAAATTACAGGCATGTTTTCAAGTATGTTTTTTCCCTTTGGAATTATTGCACTCATTGAGGAGACAAAACTGTAGAGATATTTGAGCTACACATctgtag is a genomic window containing:
- the NPBWR1 gene encoding neuropeptides B/W receptor type 1, which produces MNNFSSQSETNISCTEVYVGCYSTGHHGHNRSAPQLIPRFYIAVPIIYSVICAVGLTGNSAVIYVILKAPKMKTVTNIFILNLAIADELFTLVLPINIADYLLLQWPFGEFMCKLIISIDQYNTFSSIYFLTVMSIDRYLVVVATIKSKKIFYRTYRAAKLVSVCVWFFVTIIILPFSIFAKIHTEEGRSQCVFVFPNPEGFWWKVSRLYTLIMGFAIPVSTICILYSTMLYKLRHMHLHSNAKALDKAKKKVTVMVLVILAVCLFCWTPYHLSTVVALTTDIPQTPLIIGISYFITTLSYANSCLNPFLYAFLDDTFRKSFRKLIECGTSS